One bacterium genomic window, ACAATGCCTACAAGATGCACAGCGATACGCTAAAGCACGATACACTCCTTACTCCAGGGCACCTTGATACTGACTATCTGCGCTACGAGTTGCACAGGGTTTGGGTAGTTGATGCAACACTCCGTCCTGAGACGAGCCACATCTATGCGCGTAGGGTCTTCTATATTGACGAAGATTCGTGGCAAGTGCTCGCGGTGGACCAGTACGATGGGAAGGGGAATCTCTGGAGGTATTCAGAGGCCTACACCATTAACTATTATGAAAATCCACTTGTGTGGGAAACAGCGGAAGCGCACTACGATCTGCAGAATGGGAGATATCTCGTGTTCGGTCTGAACAATGAAGGTGAGGTCGAAACCTTTGATAAGCCAATGGAGCTAGCAAACTTTACTCCAGAAGCGCTGAGGAGAGCTGGTCGAAGATAAGTTTCTCAATGCCGAAACTTTTTTCTTGTTTCTTTTTTTCAGGAGCTCTTACTAAAGATTTTAGTAAGAGCTCTTTGAACTTTTCTTTTTGCTCTCTTCTCGTAGTATTTTTATTCGCTGCTCCGCTTCATGGAGATACCAGTGCTTCTCCAGCGCCCTTTGGGTTCTCAACCCCCTCTCAAGAGAATCGCCTTGTCCAACAATCGCTCTTGCAAGATCTGGAGTGCCCACAAAACTTAGAGAATAGGCTCTGTTTTGTAGTGGGAGAACGGGGACATTTCCTTGTGGGCTCTGCAATGCACTGGCAACAGGTGATCCTACCAACTCAGTCTCAGTTGAACGCGTTAAGTCTGGATGGACGCTATGCTGTTGGGGAAGATGGGATTATTGTTGCATACGGTGCTAATGGAATTGCAGAAGTCGTCTATTCGGACCTCAGTTCTGACGCCGCTCTCTTCTCTATCTTGCCCACCGCGAGTGGGGACTATCTCGCCGTCGGAGCATACGGACTGTGTCTGAGGGGAAAGGAAAGGGCTTGGCGTCCCTGTCAGATTGATCCTGAGGAGCGCCATATCTACGACATTGTTGAGTTAAGAGATGGGGCGCTACTTGCGGTCGGTGAAGTTGGTCTTATCGCTCGTGCAGACGGAGAGTCAAGTGAGTTTATCTCCATCAGTTCTCCATACGGAGGGAGCCTCTTTGGTGTTCTCTCGCTTGAGTCTGGTGCTGACCAATATGTAATGGCCTATGGACTACGCGGAACTATTCTCCTGAGTTCTGATGGAGGAAAGAGTTTTCATCAGACTGAGACAAGTATTGAACGCACCTTTCTTGCCGCTACTCAGGTTGCAGATGGTCGGGTGGTACTTGTGGGTCTTGGGGGCCTGCTCGTGGAATTTTCAGTAGAGGACAATAAGATCTTAAGAGAAAAAACTCTTACTGGGCGACCAGCTCTGACGGGGATTCAGAAAGTTGATGATCTCCTTCTCCTTACAAGTGATCAGGGAGTCTTAGAGTTTCGGGAGTGGAAATGGTAGCTGAGCTCAAATCAGACTTCTCTTCTCGAGTTGCAGCATTCGTTCTGCGTCACCGCATAGTGCTAACGACCATCTTACTGCTTGCTACCTGTTTTTTAGGATATCAGGCGTCAAAAATTCAAGTTGATGCTGGTTTTGAAAAGCAGCTACCGAAAAAGCATCAATATATTCAGACTTTCTTGAAACACCGAAAAGAATTCGGTAGTGCCAACCGTTTGCTGGTTCTCGTTGAGTCGCCGACAGAGGATATTTTTACGCCTGAGTACTTTGAAGTCATGAAGGCTGTAACAGACGAGGTGCGCTACCTAAAGGGCGTAAACCGTGGAGGTGTTCGTTCCATCTTTACACCGAACGTGCGCTTTGTAGAGATTGTGGAAGGGGGATTCTCAGGGGGGAATGTTGTTCCAGCAGAATTCCAGCCTACTCCAGAAATGCTCTCTGTTGTTCGAGAAAATATTATTAAGGCAAATATCGTTGGTCGATTAGTTGCGAACGATTTTAAGTCTGCCATGGTGAGCGCAGAGCTTGTCGACCAGGATCCTCAAACAGGCGAACAACTTGATTATTTAGAAGTTGCCAGCGAGCTCGAGGCAAAGGTTCGCGCGAAGTATGAGAAAAATGGTTTTCGTATCAGAATTATAGGCTTTGCGAAAGCTATGGGTGACATCGCGGATGGGGCTTCTGGCGTAATTACGTTTTTTGGAATTGCTTTCGTTGTTACTCTCATTCTTGTTCTCTGGTTCACCGGCTCATGGGTCCTTACGTTACTAAGCCTCGGGTGTTCTCTTGCTGCAGTAGCGTGGGGGCTTGGGATGTTAAGTCTTCTTGGCTTTGGGATCGATCCGATGTCCATTCTGGTTCCGTTCCTTGTTTTTGCAATAGCCATTTCTCATAGCGTACAGATAGTTCATGCGTTCAAAGAGGGGATCTCAGACAAAGGTCCGGAGGGAGCACTCTCAGCACGAGATGCAGCAGAGCGTTCTTTAGGAAAGTTGTGGATACCAGGGACTGTTGCTTTACTGAGCGATGCGGCTGGATTTCTCACCATAATGTTGCTGGAAATTCGTATTATTCAGGAGCTCGCGCTCACGGCAGCGCTTGGTGTTTCCATGATCTTTTTTAGCAATCTATTGCTGCTGACGCTTTGCCTGTCTTTTGTGAACGAATACCGAATTTCTAAAAAAGAAAGCAGTGTCATTAAGCTGTCAAAGTGTTTTGGTGTTTTTGCTACTGGAAAGGCAGCATATATCTGTATCCCTTTTGCTCTTATTTTCGGAGT contains:
- a CDS encoding RND family transporter; this translates as MVAELKSDFSSRVAAFVLRHRIVLTTILLLATCFLGYQASKIQVDAGFEKQLPKKHQYIQTFLKHRKEFGSANRLLVLVESPTEDIFTPEYFEVMKAVTDEVRYLKGVNRGGVRSIFTPNVRFVEIVEGGFSGGNVVPAEFQPTPEMLSVVRENIIKANIVGRLVANDFKSAMVSAELVDQDPQTGEQLDYLEVASELEAKVRAKYEKNGFRIRIIGFAKAMGDIADGASGVITFFGIAFVVTLILVLWFTGSWVLTLLSLGCSLAAVAWGLGMLSLLGFGIDPMSILVPFLVFAIAISHSVQIVHAFKEGISDKGPEGALSARDAAERSLGKLWIPGTVALLSDAAGFLTIMLLEIRIIQELALTAALGVSMIFFSNLLLLTLCLSFVNEYRISKKESSVIKLSKCFGVFATGKAAYICIPFALIFGVLGSFEALQVKVGDLGSGVPELRQTERYNIDSRYITEHYSIGVELLSVLVETNPDACTNPDILRRIDHFAWQVQNTEGVQSTISLPQIIKIVNAGWNEGHPAWRIIPRNPQTIVQSLFLIQTDTGLLNADCSVMPVLVFLKDRRAETIKRVVDVVKEYATQHNSNDIKFQLASGNMGIAAARNEVVSAAQTEMLLLVYVAVSILVLLAFR